In the genome of Hyphomicrobium sp. ghe19, the window GGCGGCTCGTCGATCCGGAGCCCGCGATCTTCATCAGGATATCGAGCGCTTCGGCTTCGCCCGGCTTCGCCGTTACGTAGCTCGGCGCCTGATAGTAGCGCTGGAACGAATAGTTGCCTGCGCGCGGATCTTTCAGCGTCAACCGGCGCGCCACGAGCTGCGGGGGATCGCTCGGACGGTTACGAGTTGACGGAACGCTCGGGTTCGCCGGAATCTTGCCGTACGTTTCGTCGGCGAGCTTCTTCACTTCGTCGACGGTCACATCGCCCGATACGACGAGGATGGCGTTATTCGGCGCATAGTAGTGCTTGTAGAAATCGAGCGCGTTCTGGCGAGAGAGCTTTGCCATCTCGTGGTACCAGCCGATCACCGGCTTGCCGTACGGATGGTTCAGGTAGAGCGCCGCGTTCATCTGCTCATCGAGGATAGATGACGGGTTGTTCTCGATGCGCGAACGGCGTTCCTCGAGAATGACGTCGCGCTCGGTCAGAACTTCCTTCTCGTCGAGACGAAGATTGACCATGCGGTCGGCTTCCATCTCCATCATCTTGCCGAGACGGTCCTTGGCGACGCGCTGAAAGTATGCGGTCGCATCGTTGCCGGTGAAGGCGTTGTCCTGACCACCGAGCCGGCCGACGATCTTGGAGAACTCGCCGACGGGAATCTTGTCGGTCGACTTGAACATGAGATGCTCGAGGAAATGCGCGATGCCGGAGACGCCGCCCACCTCGTCGGCCGCGCCGACCCTGTACCAGACCATGTGGGTCACGACGGGTGACCGGTGGTCTGGAATGACGACGACATCCATGCCGTTCGAAAGTTTGAATTCGGCGGCGCGAGTGGCGCCGTCGGCGGCGTGAGCTTGTGGATTCACTGCGAGCATGAGCACTGCCAATGAGGTTAAGAGGCTAGACCGAAAGCACGTCGCAAGACGCATTATGGCGTTCCTTCGAACCGTAAGAGATAGAGTGCACCGCGACTTTTTTCATCCTAAACCGAACCCGAGTGCCGGGGATTAATCTGCAAAAGGCATAGGAAGCCAGCGTGCGGAATGTCCCGCTAGTGAGCGGCCGTTAGGAAATGAAGTCAAATGACAAGGCGTTCATCTGCGGCCGTTGACATGCGGCGCAATCAGCACTTTTGTGCGACGGAAAAGATTTCGTTATGGGGCCGTTGAGTCGAATTCACTGACTTTGGAAATCGTCGTCCGAATCGTCAGCATTGGTCGAGCCGGTCGTCCATTTCTTTACGGCGTTGAAGATCGACGGTTTGCAAGAGCCGAGCGGACCCGCGGCAGAATCGGCGGAAGAATCGCCACGGAACTGCGCTTCTTCATAGTTTTTCTTGCAGTACTCGGCCTGCTGTCTCTCGAGATCAGCCTGCGAGACCTTCAGCTTTTTGTCGGGATCCTGGATTTCGGCGAGCGTCGGTTGTTCGACCTTGCCGCTGCCTGGCGGCGGTAGCGCCTCGAGGCCGGGCGGCACCACCAGCGGCTGCCGGGCCGCCATCTTGGGGTCGCCCTTCGGGCCGCTGTCGCCATTTAAGCCCATGGCGTCGAAGACTTTGCCGTTCAGCTGAACGCCGTCAAAACCGCCGCAACCCGCCAAGAATAGCGAAGCCGTGACGCAGAGACCGATTTTTCGACCTAATTTCAACGACATGCTTATTTGCTCGTGCCTTTAACCGACACGCCCCCGAGCCCGGATAAGCCGACTTTACGGCGCTAATGCGACTCGCCCCTGAAAGACTCATACAACAGGCCAATGACGCCAGCAACGATGGCCACATCGGCAATGTTGAAGACGTACCAATGGAAGCCGTAGGCGTGGAGCGAGAAGAAATCGGCGACGCCCCCAATGCGCAGCCGGTCAATCGCGTTGCCGATGGCGCCGCCGATGATCAAGCCGAGGCTGATCGCCATGAGCCGGCTTCCCTGCGACCAGTTGAGCCACAACCAGAGGCCAGCGCTCGCCACGATCGCGAAGGCGACCAACAGATATTGGCCCTCGCGGCTTTCCTGATTGAACAGCGAGTAGCTGACGCCGATGTTCTTCACGAAGACCAGGTCGAGAAACGGCGTGACCTCGACGCGGCCCTTCGCCTCGATGCCATAGACGTCCAGCATCCAGAACTTGTGCGCCTGGTCGATGGCGATCGTCGCGAGCGCAATGGTGAGCGCGAGCGCGGCCCATCTGCTCCAGACGAGGCGTCGCGTTTCCGCTAGCTCACTCATGCCGTCACCCCGGAATCGATCTCACGCATTGCCGCCGCGTCGCGCGCCGACAGGTCGGGATAATCTGGATCGGAGCCGACGTCCTTCGTGATGCGCCACGAGCGCGCGCACTTCTTGCCTTCCGCGCGTTTGACGACGACGCCGACCCCGGGCTCGTTCGGAAGCGTGAACGCACCTTCGGGCGCCGGCTCGGTGGAAATCGAGATGTCCGACGTGATTGAAACTTCCGCCATGTCGACACCGTCGAGGCCCGCCATCAGATCGGGATCGGTGATGTAGACTTCGGGTGCGGCTTCGAGCGACGAGCCGATTTTCTTTTCCGCGCGCGCGATTTCGAGAGCGCCCGTTAAGACGCTTCTGACTTCGCGCACCCGGTCCCACTTCGCCGCGAGATTATCGTCGCGCCATTCGCGCGGGATCTTCGGGAAGGAGGCAAGATGCACGCTTTCCGCTTCATCCGGCCGGTAGAGCAGCCAAGCTTCTTCCGCCGTGAACGACAGGATCGGCGCGAGCCAACGGATCAGCGTATCGCATAGCTTATCGATGACGGTGAGCGCCGCCTTTCGTTTCAGACTCGACGGCGCTTCGCAATAAAGCGCGTCCTTGCGGATGTCGAAATAGAACGCCGACAGCTCGGTGTTCATGAACTGCGACAGCAGGCCGACGATCTTGCGGTAATCGTAATGCTCGTAGGCTTTGCGGATTTCGTGATCGAGTTCGGCGAGACGATGCAGCATCAGCCGCTCGAGTTCGAATGGCTTCATGTCCTTCAGGCTAACGGCGTCCTCGGGCTTGAAATGCGCGAGCGCGCCGAGCATCCAGCGCAGCGTGTTCCTCAGCTTGCGGTACGTTTCGGAGAACGTCTTCAGGATTTCGCCGCCGATGCGGAGATCGTCGGAATAATCCGATGCCGCCACCCAGAGCCGCAGTATGTCGGCGCCGGACTTCGCCATCACGTCTTGCGGCGCGACGACGTTGCCGAGCGACTTCGACATCTTCTGTCCCTTCTCATCGAGGACGAAGCCGTGGGTCACCACGATGTCGTAGGGCGCTTCTCCGCGGGTGCCGCAGCTTTCGAGAAGCGACGAATGGAACCAGCCGCGATGCTGATCGGAACCCTCGAGGTACATGACCCGGTCCTGGCCGCCGTCGCGTTTGCGCTTCAAGCCTTTGAAGCCGGGGAAGGCCGTCGGGTCTTCCAGCGTGAAGGCGTGCGTCGAACCTGAATCGAACCAGACGTCGAGCACGTCTTTGACCTGCTCCCACTTCTTGATGTCTTTCGCGGGAATGAAGCCCTTGAGGAAACGTTCCTTCGCGCCTTCCTCGAACCAGACGTCCGCGCCCTTTTCGGCGAATGCCTTCTCGATGCGGGCGGAGAGTTCTTCCGATTTTTCGAAGCCCGGTCCGGGGATGACCTGATCGGTTTCGGTATTGCGGAAGACAGTGATCGGCACGCCCCACGCGCGCTGACGGGAGACGACCCAGTCGGGCCGGTTCTCGATCATGCCGTTGATGCGGTTCTCGCCTGTTTCCGGAACCCACTTGACGCGTTTGATTTCATCGAGCGCGAGGTGGCGAAGGGTCGGTGCGTTGTGGCCGATCCCCCTCTCCCCGCTCGCGGGGAGAGGGCTGGGGTGAGGGGCAGCCCCAGATTCCGGTGCGAGCGGCTGCCCCTCAAGATGAAGAGGCTTATCCATCGCGATGAACCATTGCGGCGTGTTGCGGAAGATGACCGGTTTCTTCGAACGCCACGAGTGTGGATACTGATGCTTCAGGCGGCCGCGAGCGATGATGTTGCCGGCTTCCGCCAGCGCCTTGATGACGGCGTCGTTGGCGTCGCCTTTGTCACCGTTCTCCTTCAGCACCCGCTTGCCTTCGAAGCCGGGCGCTGCCTTCGTCATGACGCCGTCGGCGTCGACGGTGAACGGCACGGTCGGATCGATGCCCTGATCGCGCAGCGCTTTCTGGTTCTTCGTCCAGATAATGTAGTCGTCGGCGCCGTGGCCGGGCGCCGTGTGGACGAAGCCCGTACCCGTATCGTCAGTCACGTGATCGCCGTCGAGCAGCGGCACGTCGAATGCGTAGCCGAGGTCGCGCAGCGGATGCTCGCAGACGAGATGCCGTAGGTCGAAGGCGCTGACGGGCCAGCGCCGCTCATAAGCCTCGACCTTCGCCGCCTTCATGACGTCGGCGGCGAGCTTGTCGGCGAGGACGTAGCGATCGCCCTTCTTCGCCCAATTGTTTTCCGGCGCTTCCGTGACCTCGTAGAGGCCATACTCGATGCGCGACGAGAAGCTGATCGCGCGGTTGCCCGGGATCGTCCACGGTGTCGTCGTCCAGATGACGACCGAGGCTCCGAGCAAATTCTCCGGCGTTACCTCGGGATGGATCTCGGGCGGGGTTTCGGCTGCCGAAAAGTCCTCGGCCGTCGGCAGGGGCTTCACGGGGAACTTCACCCAGATCATATCGGACTGATAGTCCTGGTATTCGACCTCGGCCTCGGCCAGTGCGGTCTTTTCGACGACCGACCACATGACGGGCTTGGAACCGCGATAGAGCTGGCCAGTCGCTGCGAACTTCATCAATTCGCGCGCGATGATGCTTTCGGCGCGGTAGTCCATCGTCGAGTACGGCCGCTCCCAGTCGCCGACGACGCCCAAGCGCTTGAACTCATCGCGCTGGATGTTCAGCCAGTGAGCGGCAAACTTCCGGCATTCGTCGCGGAAGGCGTTGATGGCGACCGGATCGGAGAAATTCGGCTTCTCCTTGCCTTTCGCGCGATACTGCTCCTCGATCTTCCATTCGATCGGGAGGCCGTGGCAATCCCAGCCCGGCACGTAGTTGGAATCGTGGCCGAGCATCTGCTGCGATTTGACGACCAGGTCCTTCAGGATCTTGTTCAGCGCGTGGCCGATGTGGATGTTGCCGTTGGCGTACGGCGGGCCGTCGTGCAGCGTGAACTTCACGCGGCCTTTGGATTGCGAGCGCAGCTTTTCATAGAGGCCGATCTCGTCCCAGCGCTTGAGGAGCTTCGGCTCCAATTCCGGCAAACCGGCGCGCATCGGGAAATCGGTCGCGGGCAGGAACAGCGTCTTGCTCCAGTCGCGGCCGCCGTCGGCTGCCGGAGCTTGTGTTGCAGCGCCTGCCTTGCCGGCGGCCTTTGCGTCTTTCGACATCGGGTAAACTTTCAATTCCAAAGAAAATCAGCGCGGGTTCTAGCAAGGTGCGCCCGTCAAGTCATCCCGCGGCCCCGTCGCCACGCCGGAACCATTTTTTATAACGTCATCCCCGCGTAGGCGGGCATCCGGCCAACTTTCCGGCCTGGACAGATCCCGGCCTTCGCCGGGATGACGCAGCTAGGATCAGGCCTTAGCCAGAACCGCCTGCACCTTGGCGATATCTTCGTCCATCTGCGCGACGAGTTCCTCGACCGAGCGGAATTTGCGGTCGCCGCGAATAAAGTCGATGAATTCGACCTCCATTTCGCGGCCGTAAAGGTCGCCGTTGAAGTCGAACAAGTAAACTTCGAGGACGGGCATTCCGTCATCGAACGTCGGGCGCGTGCCGAGATAGGCCGCCGCGTCGTGGGGCACGCCGTCGAAATACGCTCGGACAGCGTATATGCCGTGGCCGAGCGTCGTGCCTTTCGGCATCGGCAGGTTGGCGGTCGGATAGCCCATATCCGTTCCGCGCTTGGCGCCGCCGACCACCCGGCCCGCGACGCGCCACGGGGAGCCAAGCACGTGGGCTGCGCCCTTCACGTCGCCCTGGGCGAGGTAGAGCCTTACGGCGGACGACGAAAACGGTTCGCCTGCTTCCGCGATCGGGGGCATGACGGTCACTCCAAAACCAAGTTCTTCTCCGGCGCGAACCATCAGCTCGGGATTGCCGCCGCGCTTATGGCCGAAATAGAAATCGTAGCCGATGACGACGTGAACGACGCCAAGCCCCGCGACGAGCACACGCTCGATGAAATGTTCGGCGGTCAGCGCGGCGAGTTCGGCGTTGAAGGGCTCGACGACGGCGATGTCGACGCCAAGCGTCTCAAGCAGCACGAGCTTCCGCTTCAACGGGGTCAGACGGAAGTGCGCCTCGTTCGGCTGGAAGAACTCGCGCGGATGCGGTTCGAAGATCATCACGGATGATGACGCCTTGGCTTTCCGCGCTTGCGCCTTCGCCTCAGCGATCAGCGCGCGATGTCCGCGATGAACGCCATCGAAATTTCCGATGGCGATGGCGGA includes:
- a CDS encoding pitrilysin family protein; translation: MLAVNPQAHAADGATRAAEFKLSNGMDVVVIPDHRSPVVTHMVWYRVGAADEVGGVSGIAHFLEHLMFKSTDKIPVGEFSKIVGRLGGQDNAFTGNDATAYFQRVAKDRLGKMMEMEADRMVNLRLDEKEVLTERDVILEERRSRIENNPSSILDEQMNAALYLNHPYGKPVIGWYHEMAKLSRQNALDFYKHYYAPNNAILVVSGDVTVDEVKKLADETYGKIPANPSVPSTRNRPSDPPQLVARRLTLKDPRAGNYSFQRYYQAPSYVTAKPGEAEALDILMKIAGSGSTSRLYKKLVVEQKLASSAGGDYSGYGLDGGTISLYAVAADGVPLEKIEAASDAVLADILKNGVTDQELTRAKNSYLADYVYDSDNQATLARRYGWNLAVGRTVADVEAWPANISKVTADDVKKVAAKYLDLNDSVTGYLVPDQSGVAQVEDLPAASPSGELR
- the lspA gene encoding signal peptidase II is translated as MSELAETRRLVWSRWAALALTIALATIAIDQAHKFWMLDVYGIEAKGRVEVTPFLDLVFVKNIGVSYSLFNQESREGQYLLVAFAIVASAGLWLWLNWSQGSRLMAISLGLIIGGAIGNAIDRLRIGGVADFFSLHAYGFHWYVFNIADVAIVAGVIGLLYESFRGESH
- the ileS gene encoding isoleucine--tRNA ligase, producing MSKDAKAAGKAGAATQAPAADGGRDWSKTLFLPATDFPMRAGLPELEPKLLKRWDEIGLYEKLRSQSKGRVKFTLHDGPPYANGNIHIGHALNKILKDLVVKSQQMLGHDSNYVPGWDCHGLPIEWKIEEQYRAKGKEKPNFSDPVAINAFRDECRKFAAHWLNIQRDEFKRLGVVGDWERPYSTMDYRAESIIARELMKFAATGQLYRGSKPVMWSVVEKTALAEAEVEYQDYQSDMIWVKFPVKPLPTAEDFSAAETPPEIHPEVTPENLLGASVVIWTTTPWTIPGNRAISFSSRIEYGLYEVTEAPENNWAKKGDRYVLADKLAADVMKAAKVEAYERRWPVSAFDLRHLVCEHPLRDLGYAFDVPLLDGDHVTDDTGTGFVHTAPGHGADDYIIWTKNQKALRDQGIDPTVPFTVDADGVMTKAAPGFEGKRVLKENGDKGDANDAVIKALAEAGNIIARGRLKHQYPHSWRSKKPVIFRNTPQWFIAMDKPLHLEGQPLAPESGAAPHPSPLPASGERGIGHNAPTLRHLALDEIKRVKWVPETGENRINGMIENRPDWVVSRQRAWGVPITVFRNTETDQVIPGPGFEKSEELSARIEKAFAEKGADVWFEEGAKERFLKGFIPAKDIKKWEQVKDVLDVWFDSGSTHAFTLEDPTAFPGFKGLKRKRDGGQDRVMYLEGSDQHRGWFHSSLLESCGTRGEAPYDIVVTHGFVLDEKGQKMSKSLGNVVAPQDVMAKSGADILRLWVAASDYSDDLRIGGEILKTFSETYRKLRNTLRWMLGALAHFKPEDAVSLKDMKPFELERLMLHRLAELDHEIRKAYEHYDYRKIVGLLSQFMNTELSAFYFDIRKDALYCEAPSSLKRKAALTVIDKLCDTLIRWLAPILSFTAEEAWLLYRPDEAESVHLASFPKIPREWRDDNLAAKWDRVREVRSVLTGALEIARAEKKIGSSLEAAPEVYITDPDLMAGLDGVDMAEVSITSDISISTEPAPEGAFTLPNEPGVGVVVKRAEGKKCARSWRITKDVGSDPDYPDLSARDAAAMREIDSGVTA
- a CDS encoding bifunctional riboflavin kinase/FAD synthetase, translated to MHVIHGHKHVSPEFRGSAIAIGNFDGVHRGHRALIAEAKAQARKAKASSSVMIFEPHPREFFQPNEAHFRLTPLKRKLVLLETLGVDIAVVEPFNAELAALTAEHFIERVLVAGLGVVHVVIGYDFYFGHKRGGNPELMVRAGEELGFGVTVMPPIAEAGEPFSSSAVRLYLAQGDVKGAAHVLGSPWRVAGRVVGGAKRGTDMGYPTANLPMPKGTTLGHGIYAVRAYFDGVPHDAAAYLGTRPTFDDGMPVLEVYLFDFNGDLYGREMEVEFIDFIRGDRKFRSVEELVAQMDEDIAKVQAVLAKA